The genomic interval GCAACGGTTCCGAGGTCGGCAAGAACAGCCTTGACCATGTCGTACTCCCCCATCGACACTCCGCCGGACGTGATGACGGCGTCCGCCGTCCCTGCCGCTTCATCCAGGGTCGCCCGCAACGCCGTCTCGTCATCACCGACGATCCCGAAGTCGACCGTGTCGACCGCCAGGTCTGCCAAGAGAGCGATCAGCATCGTCCGGTTCGCATCCCGAATCTTGCCGGGCGTCGGCACCGGAGCTTCCGGTGGCAGCAGTTCGTCTCCCGTCGACAGGACCGCAACGACCGGACGTCTCCTCACGAACGGCTCGATGATGCCGAGCGACGCGAGGACACCGAGGTGCGCCGGGCTCAACCGCTCTCCCGCCTCGAACACGCGCGCTCCCGCCTGCATGTCACCGCCCGCACGCCGAACGTTGGATCCGCGCGCACGGAACGCCAGAACCTTGACCGACCGGTCTCCGGATTCGGTTACCTCGATCTCCACGACGGTATCGGCGCCCGCCGGCATCGGAGCACCGGTCATGATCTTGACGGCGGTACCCGGTCCGACCTTCTCGGCGGGCACGCTGCCCGCAGGTACATCCTCGATCACGTCCAGCACCACAGGGAGCCTCTCCAGGTCTGCCGCTCGGACCGCGTATCCATCCATGGCCGAGTTCGAAAACGGGGGAACGTCGTGTGGCGCCTCGACCGGCTCGGCGAGAACGAGACCCCGCGCCTCCATCAGTGGAACCCGCACCGGATCGAGACGGCCGACCACCGCCAGAACTTCGCGCTGGGCTTCGCGGCGTAGTTTCACACCAGCCCTTTCAGGAATTCCCTGTAGCGCTCCCCGAGTTCTGCGTGGGCCAGGCCGAGAACCGTCGAAGCTTCCAGCAGCCCGGCCGGGTTTCCCACATCCAGCAGGTCGTCCGGCGAGACGAACCCCTCGCAGCGACCTCGCCGACCGAGCGCATCGATTGCATCGGTGAGCTGAATCTCACCTCCGAACCCCGGAGCGAGACCGTCGAGCACCTCGAAAACCTCCGGAGTGAAGATGTAGCGACCGATCAGTCCGAGACGCGACGGAGCTCGTTCGATGCCCGGCTTCTCGATGGCACCACGCACCTCGACGACTGTCTCCGATCGCCATGCGCCCGGAACGATCACCCCGTAGCGGGTGAGGAAGTCGTCGGTAAGGTCCCGCAGGGAGACCATCGATGTTCCGTCGAACTGCGCGGCCATCCGATCGAGGACATCCACGCGAGGAATGTTGTCGGCGAGCAGGCAGAAGAAGGTCCGGCCGGCCACCGCTTCTCGAGCGGTCAAGACCGCGTGACCCAGACCGAGTGGGACCGGTTGGGTCACGGGTGTGATCTTCATGTGCTCCAGCCCCGGGAGCGGTCCCCCGTCGAAGAAATGGTCGTGGACGAGTGCGCCCACTCCCGGATCGACGATGATGACCGCCTCGGTGGCACCCGCCCTGGCAGCCTCCTCGACACCGTACTGCACGGCAGGGCGGTCGACGATCGGAACCAGCGCCTTCGGAACGACCCGCGTCGCGGGACGCAGACGGGTTCCCCTTCCCGCGGCCGGGATGACTGCAACCTCGATCGTCACTCCTCCACCACCTTGCGCTCGACCCCTCTCAACAACCGTGTCATGTTCCCCCGGTG from Actinomycetota bacterium carries:
- a CDS encoding molybdopterin molybdotransferase MoeA, whose protein sequence is MKLRREAQREVLAVVGRLDPVRVPLMEARGLVLAEPVEAPHDVPPFSNSAMDGYAVRAADLERLPVVLDVIEDVPAGSVPAEKVGPGTAVKIMTGAPMPAGADTVVEIEVTESGDRSVKVLAFRARGSNVRRAGGDMQAGARVFEAGERLSPAHLGVLASLGIIEPFVRRRPVVAVLSTGDELLPPEAPVPTPGKIRDANRTMLIALLADLAVDTVDFGIVGDDETALRATLDEAAGTADAVITSGGVSMGEYDMVKAVLADLGTVAFWKVAQQPGKPFAFGRIEGTPLFGLPGNPVSAMVSFEQFVRPALLHMMGATDLFRPQVLGRIAQAVSTNPTKDVFLRVRTRIEGDALFAELAGGQSSNILSAMAHADAFALVPVGVADLEAGDVVTLEMFRWPETRTMEALDE
- a CDS encoding NTP transferase domain-containing protein, with the translated sequence MTIEVAVIPAAGRGTRLRPATRVVPKALVPIVDRPAVQYGVEEAARAGATEAVIIVDPGVGALVHDHFFDGGPLPGLEHMKITPVTQPVPLGLGHAVLTAREAVAGRTFFCLLADNIPRVDVLDRMAAQFDGTSMVSLRDLTDDFLTRYGVIVPGAWRSETVVEVRGAIEKPGIERAPSRLGLIGRYIFTPEVFEVLDGLAPGFGGEIQLTDAIDALGRRGRCEGFVSPDDLLDVGNPAGLLEASTVLGLAHAELGERYREFLKGLV